One Cicer arietinum cultivar CDC Frontier isolate Library 1 chromosome 8, Cicar.CDCFrontier_v2.0, whole genome shotgun sequence DNA segment encodes these proteins:
- the LOC101495618 gene encoding protein CDI has translation MSLSNGKNHSSLPTGNEKKAFKIFVGYDPREDLAFEVCRHSIIKRSSIPVEIIPIKQSDLRKSGLYWRERGQFESTEFSFSRFLTPSLANYQGWAMFVDCDFLYLADIKDLVDLIEDKYAIMCVQHDYAPKETTKMDGAVQTVYPRKNWSSMVLYNCGHPKNKVLTPETVNTQTGAYLHRFQWLEDDEIGSVPFVWNFLEGHNKVVENDSTTLPKAIHYTRGGPWFEAWKNCEFADLWLNEMEEYLNQTKKESAN, from the coding sequence ATGAGTTTGAGTAATGGAAAAAACCACTCTTCATTACCAACTGGTAATGAGAAGAAAGCATTCAAGATCTTTGTAGGTTATGATCCACGTGAAGACCTTGCATTTGAGGTATGTCGTCATTCTATCATCAAAAGGTCTTCAATTCCTGTTGAGATCATACCAATTAAGCAATCAGATCTGAGAAAATCTGGTCTTTATTGGCGTGAAAGGGGTCAATTTGAGAGCACTGAGTTCTCTTTTTCAAGATTCTTGACACCTAGTTTAGCTAATTATCAAGGTTGGGCTATGTTTGTGGATTGTGATTTTCTCTATTTAGCTGATATTAAGGATTTGGTAGATTTGATTGAAGATAAGTATGCTATTATGTGTGTTCAACATGATTATGCTCCAAAAGAGACAACAAAAATGGATGGTGCTGTTCAAACTGTGTACCCTAGAAAGAATTGGTCTTCAATGGTTTTGTATAACTGTGGTCATCCAAAGAACAAGGTTCTCACTCCTGAAACTGTGAACACACAAACTGGTGCTTACCTTCACAGGTTTCAATGGCTTGAGGATGATGAAATTGGTTCTGTCCCCTTTGTTTGGAATTTTCTTGAAGGGCATAACAAGGTTGTTGAGAATGATTCAACTACTTTGCCTAAGGCAATCCATTATACTCGTGGAGGGCCATGGTTTGAGGCTTGGAAGAATTGTGAATTTGCTGATCTCTGGTTGAATGAGATGGAAGAGTATCTGAATCAAACCAAAAAAGAATCTGCTAATTAG